In one Achromobacter spanius genomic region, the following are encoded:
- the tsaB gene encoding tRNA (adenosine(37)-N6)-threonylcarbamoyltransferase complex dimerization subunit type 1 TsaB encodes MELNLLALETSSSRCGVALLRVLNGRLEVSTREHEGSQEHAERLLPMAGELLAESGLTPDALHAVAFGQGPGGFTGLRVACGVAQGMGLGLGIPVVPVVSHQAVAAQVADATPADAIIVALDARMSEVYLAVYRRQQAATVADAGWDVLQAPLLIAAAEVVPWATHHLNQWSAKAGQTLQPLLAGDAWDAYASDMTPPTAWRRASDALRPEAASVARLARQAWLRGEALPPEEAAPLYVRDKVAFTTAERMRGEGGNPKAQAALASQAPQPPENPAIPETPAAPLPLTQADLDEVVALEAQVQAFPWTRGNFADALASGYGAWVLRREGKVAAFCILMFAPDVAHLLVIAVSKHLHRQGLGGILLDWCEQQARERGLEGVLLEVRPSNTSAVSFYQHHGYLQIGVRRGYYPAEKGAREDALVMQKRFNAVAEVAA; translated from the coding sequence ATGGAACTAAACCTGCTGGCTTTGGAAACGTCTTCGTCCCGTTGTGGGGTGGCCCTTTTGCGCGTGCTCAATGGCCGCCTGGAGGTCTCGACCCGCGAACACGAGGGTTCTCAAGAGCACGCGGAACGGCTTTTGCCGATGGCCGGCGAGCTTTTGGCGGAGTCCGGCCTGACGCCGGACGCGCTGCACGCCGTGGCGTTCGGGCAGGGGCCGGGCGGTTTTACCGGCTTGCGCGTGGCTTGTGGCGTGGCGCAAGGCATGGGCTTGGGGCTGGGTATTCCCGTGGTGCCCGTGGTGTCGCACCAGGCGGTCGCCGCTCAGGTGGCCGATGCCACGCCGGCAGACGCCATCATTGTCGCGCTGGATGCCCGCATGAGCGAGGTTTATCTTGCGGTCTACCGCCGCCAGCAGGCCGCCACGGTCGCCGATGCCGGCTGGGACGTCCTGCAAGCGCCATTGCTGATTGCGGCGGCCGAAGTGGTGCCCTGGGCCACGCATCATCTGAACCAATGGTCGGCCAAGGCCGGCCAGACGCTGCAGCCACTGCTGGCGGGCGATGCCTGGGATGCCTACGCGTCCGACATGACCCCACCCACAGCGTGGCGCCGCGCCTCGGATGCGTTGCGCCCCGAAGCAGCCAGCGTGGCCCGCCTGGCGCGCCAGGCTTGGTTGCGCGGCGAAGCGCTGCCGCCCGAGGAAGCTGCGCCGCTGTACGTGCGCGACAAGGTTGCTTTCACCACCGCCGAGCGCATGCGCGGCGAGGGCGGCAACCCCAAGGCACAGGCTGCGCTGGCGTCGCAGGCCCCCCAACCCCCCGAAAACCCCGCCATCCCCGAAACTCCCGCAGCCCCGCTGCCGCTGACGCAAGCCGACCTGGACGAAGTGGTGGCGCTGGAAGCGCAAGTACAGGCGTTTCCCTGGACGCGCGGCAATTTTGCGGACGCGCTGGCGTCGGGCTACGGTGCCTGGGTGTTGCGGCGCGAGGGCAAGGTAGCGGCTTTTTGCATTTTGATGTTCGCGCCTGACGTGGCGCATCTGCTGGTGATCGCCGTGTCCAAACATTTGCATCGTCAAGGCCTGGGCGGCATCTTGCTGGACTGGTGTGAGCAGCAAGCGCGTGAGCGCGGGCTGGAAGGCGTGTTGCTGGAGGTGCGCCCGTCCAATACCTCGGCGGTCAGTTTCTACCAGCACCATGGTTATTTGCAGATCGGCGTGCGACGGGGGTATTACCCCGCTGAAAAGGGCGCACGCGAAGATGCGCTGGTGATGCAGAAGCGCTTTAACGCCGTGGCTGAGGTGGCGGCATGA